Below is a window of Streptomyces sp. WMMB303 DNA.
GTTGCTGTAGCTGTCCATCGCGGTGGCGGTGCCGCTGCCCTTGTACGCCACGGCGATCTGCTCCCCCTGGTTGCCGACCGCCTTGGCGGAGGTACTCATCCGTTCGAAGGCGTCGTCGACGATGCCCTCGATCCCTTTGACCGCTTCGGTGCTGATGTTGACGTCGTAGTCACCGGACATGCCCGCTCCCCGTGCTGGCCCGAACCCGCCTGCAAGTACGTTCCAGACGTTACGGGCCGGCGGTAGCAACTCCGTAGCACTCGCGTAGCGCTGCTCGGCCGACGAGCGATTCGACTCCCTCCGTCCGGTCGGGAGCAGCCGAGCCGTGCTGTAGGTCACGGGGGGCGGACAGCACGGCCCCGGACGGCAGGCGTGAGCCGCTACCGGAGGATTCAGGCCGCCGTCGACGAGAGTGTCGTGCTGGACGGGCTGGGGGCGCCCGCGCCCCCCGACCACACCGCGCTCCCAGGCACAGCCCTGCTCCACCGCCCGGACACAAACCGACGGACCAGCGTCCCGGAAAGCCGTCTCCAAGATCGTCCGCTCAGCCGGCGATGCCACCGCCACACTCCAGCAGGCCAAGCCACAGGACAAAGCCGAGCTCTACAGCCAGCTCGGGCTCCAGCTCACCTACGCCTCGAACAAAGCCACAGTCCTCGCCGAGATCACACCCGGCACCGGAAACAGCAAATCCCCACGGCATATAGGCAACCGTGGGGATTTGGTACGTGTCCGAGGGGGGACTCGAACCCCCACGCCCGATAAAGGGCACTAGCACCTCAAGCTAGCGCGTCTACCATTCCGCCACCCGGACCGGGCCGCGCCACGGAGCTGGGCTGTCGTGGCGACGGCCGTAACGATACCAAGGGTTGGGAGTGCTTCTCACCTGGGTTTCCTGGCACTCCGCACCTTTTGTCACGAATGTCGTGGAATATGCCTCACGGCTCCTCGAGGAACGGCGTCACCGGTGGCGCCTGCCGCGCAGGTAGGCGGCCGAGCGGCGGGCCGAGGTGAAGGAGCCGGCGGGGTTGGCGTCGGGGTCGACGGCGTCGTCGCGCTCCATCAGCCAGTGGTGGTCGGTGCGGCGGCCCCGGTGGCGTCTGAGGACGGTGCCGATGAAGTGCTCGTAGTCGATGTCGCCGTCGCCGACGTCGACCATGTGGTAGCCGTCCGGTGACGCTTCGTCGTGCTCGCCGTCCTTGACGTGGAAGAGGGGGTAGCGGTGCGGGGCCGCCAGTACGTAGTCGAGCGGGTCGAAGGGGGCCGGGGTGCCGTCGGGGCGGACGCTGAAGCGGTGCTGTCCGGCGTAGGCCCAGTAGATGTCCATCTCCAGGTGGACCAGTTCCGGATCGGTCTCGGCGAGCAGCACGTCGTAGAGGCGCACGTGCGGCTTGTCCTCGGCGAAGCCGAACTCCATCTGGTGGTTGTGCTGGTAGAAGGTCAGCCCGCGGGCGCGTGCCGCCGCGCCGTAGGTGTTGAAGTCCTCGGCGGCGCGCTTCCAGCCGTCCACGGTGCGGCCGTAGCGGTCGGGGCTGGCCGCGGTTCCCACGTGGGGCAGCCCGAGGGCTGCCGCGTCGTCGACGACCTTCTCCAGTTGGGTGGCGAAGGTGTAGGCGTCGGGGTCGGCGGAGTAGTAGCCGACGTGGCTGCCGATGCCGCGCAGGCCGTGCTCCCGCATGAGGCGCTTGAGCTGCCGGAGGGTGAGGTCGCCGGTGCCCTGGGTGTAGCCGGCGAACTCGACCGAGTCGTAGCCGTAGCGCTCCAGCTCCCGGAAGACGGGGCCGAAGCCGAGCTGCTGGACCTGATCGCGGAGGGTGTAGAGCTGGATGCCCAGTTTGCCCCGCGGGACGATCGGGCGGCAGCCCCGGTGGTCCGCCGCCTCGGCGGACTGCGGTGCGGCGGCGGCGGGGCGTGCTCCCAGCAGGGTGGCGGCGGTGGCGCCCGCGGCGACGCCGAGGAAGCCGCGGCGGCGCAGCCTGCGGTGGAGTTCGGCGTACTGCGGGTCGGCTGACGGGCTGCTCATGAGGCGTCTCCCAGTGCGAGGTCGAGAAGCAGGCGTTTCACTTCGGTGGCGGGGAAGGCGGCGGCCGGCCCGTTCCGCCCGCGGTCGCCGAGCGCGTCGGCGCGTGAGCAGAGGAGCAGGGGGCCGTCCTCGGTCCGGTCCGGGAGCCGTCCGTGGCTGCCCCGGATCGGAGTGGGGTCGAGGGGGACGACGGCCATGCGGTAGCGCATGCCGGTCTTCTTGCGGGCCAGCGCGGCGGCGGCGCGGAGTTTGACGTAGGGGTCGTTCGGGTCCATGAACAGCTCGACGGGGTCGTAGCCGGGCTTCCGGTGGATCTCCACGAGCTGTGCGAAGTCGGGGGCGCGGCGATCGTCCAGCCAGTAGTAGTAGGTGAACCAGGCGTCGGGTTCGGCCACGGCGACGAGTTCGCCGGAGCGGGGGTGGTCCAGGCCGGCCTCCTTCTTCCCGGTCTCGTCCAGGAGCTGTTCCAGGCCGGGCAGTCCGGCCAGTGCCGCGCGGGTGGCGGGCAGGTCGGCGGGGTCGCGGACGTAGACGTGGGCGAGCTGGTGGTCGGCGACGGCGAAGGCGCGGGAGGTCCACGGGTCCAGGTACTCCATGCCGTCCTGGGTGTGCACTTCCAGGAGTCCGGCGCGGCGCAGCACGCGGTTGATGTCGACGTGCCGGCGCACCCGGGTGATGCCGTACTCGGAGAGGGCGACGACGGTGCGGCCCTCGGCGTGCGCGTCGGCGAGCAGTGGGGCGAGGGCGGCGTCCACGTCGGCGGCGGCGCGGTGGGCGCGCGGGTCGTCGGGGCCGTGGCGCTGGAGGTCGTAGTCGAGGTGGGGGACGTAGCACAGTGCGAGGTCGGGGTGGCGGGTGCGCAGGATGTGGCGGGTGGCGTCGATGATCCACTGCGAAGAGGTCAGGTTCGCGCCTGGGCCCCAGAAGGTGAAGAGCGGGAAGTCGCCGAGTTCGGCGACGAGTTCGTCGTGCAGGGCCGGGGGCCGGGTGTAGCAGTCGGGTTCCTTGCGGCCGTCGGCGTAGTAGACGGGGCGGGGGGTGACGGTCCAGTCGGTGTCCGCGCCCATCGCGTACCACCAGCAGATGTTGGCCACCGTGTAGCCGGGCTGCCGGGCGCGGGCCGCGTGCCAGAGTTTCTCGCCGCCGACCAGCGCGTTGTGCTGCCGCCACAGCAGTACGTCACCGAGTTCGCGGAAGTACCAGCCGTTGCCGACGATGCCGTGCCGGGCGGGGAGTTCCCCGGTGAGGAAGGTGGACTGTGCGGCACAGGTGACGGCGGGCAGGACGGTGCCGAGGGGGGCCTGCGCGCCGTCCCGGGCCAGGGCGCGCAGGTGAGGCATGTGGGTCAGCAGTGCGGGGGTCAGCCCGACGACGTCGATGACCAGCAGCGGGGTGCTCACGGCAGCTCCTTGAGGCCGAGACCGGTCAGCAGGTCGCGGGCGGTGGACAGTTCGGCGGCCAGGCCGTCGGCGAGCTGGGCGCGGGTGGTGGGGCGCAGTGCCATCGGAAGGGCCTGCCAGGTGTAGGTCTCCACCTCCAGGTGCCGGGTCAGCGGAGTGGGGCCGCCGACCAGGTGGGCGAGGGTCTCGCCGAGGACGTCGGTGGTGGCGGTCAGCGGTGGGTCGAGGGGAGCGTGCAGCGGTACGTGGAAGTGGGAGCGCCAGGGCCCGCCGGTGGGCAGCGCTCCGGGGGCCAGGGCCCGGTCGAGGTCGTCGGTGGCCCGGAGCGTTCCGTCCGGGGTGCGGGCGCGGGTCTGGTGCAGGAAGCGGGGTTCGGCGAACTCGGCGAGGGCGGCGCGCACTTCGGGGCGGTCCGGGTGCTCTGCGTGCAGCGCGGCGGAGAGCTGGGACTTGACCACGGGCAGGCCGGCCTCGGCGAGCCCGGCCAGCGCTTTGGCGGGGTCCTCGAAGGCGGTGGCCAGGTGGCAGGTGTCCAGGCAGCCGCCGATCCGGTGCGCGGGCGGGCCGTCCTCCCCGCCGAGTGCCTGGATCAGGTCGGCTGTGGTCTCCACCGTGCAGCCGGGCTCGGGTTCCAGTCCGACGCGGATGGAGCGGCCCGTCAGCTCCTCCAGCGCGTCCAGCCGGGCGGCGAGGGTGTGCAGCCGGGTCAGCGCGCGGTGCCGGGCCTCGGCGTCGAAGCCGGTGCGCCAGGCGAGCGGGAGGGTGGAGACGCTGCCTTCGCGGACGTCGTCCGGCAGCAGTGCGGCCAGCAGCCGGGCCAGGTCGGTGGTGTGCTCCA
It encodes the following:
- the eboE gene encoding metabolite traffic protein EboE, with the protein product MRFRHPDGTTVHLAYCTNVHAAEQLDGVLEQLTAYAEPVRRRLHRDRLGIGLWLARDAARTLTDDPAAVRRLRSGLDRAGLEVVTLNGFPYQGFGNEHVKYRVYRPDWTDDARLEHTTDLARLLAALLPDDVREGSVSTLPLAWRTGFDAEARHRALTRLHTLAARLDALEELTGRSIRVGLEPEPGCTVETTADLIQALGGEDGPPAHRIGGCLDTCHLATAFEDPAKALAGLAEAGLPVVKSQLSAALHAEHPDRPEVRAALAEFAEPRFLHQTRARTPDGTLRATDDLDRALAPGALPTGGPWRSHFHVPLHAPLDPPLTATTDVLGETLAHLVGGPTPLTRHLEVETYTWQALPMALRPTTRAQLADGLAAELSTARDLLTGLGLKELP
- a CDS encoding nucleotide pyrophosphatase/phosphodiesterase family protein; this translates as MSTPLLVIDVVGLTPALLTHMPHLRALARDGAQAPLGTVLPAVTCAAQSTFLTGELPARHGIVGNGWYFRELGDVLLWRQHNALVGGEKLWHAARARQPGYTVANICWWYAMGADTDWTVTPRPVYYADGRKEPDCYTRPPALHDELVAELGDFPLFTFWGPGANLTSSQWIIDATRHILRTRHPDLALCYVPHLDYDLQRHGPDDPRAHRAAADVDAALAPLLADAHAEGRTVVALSEYGITRVRRHVDINRVLRRAGLLEVHTQDGMEYLDPWTSRAFAVADHQLAHVYVRDPADLPATRAALAGLPGLEQLLDETGKKEAGLDHPRSGELVAVAEPDAWFTYYYWLDDRRAPDFAQLVEIHRKPGYDPVELFMDPNDPYVKLRAAAALARKKTGMRYRMAVVPLDPTPIRGSHGRLPDRTEDGPLLLCSRADALGDRGRNGPAAAFPATEVKRLLLDLALGDAS
- a CDS encoding sugar phosphate isomerase/epimerase: MSSPSADPQYAELHRRLRRRGFLGVAAGATAATLLGARPAAAAPQSAEAADHRGCRPIVPRGKLGIQLYTLRDQVQQLGFGPVFRELERYGYDSVEFAGYTQGTGDLTLRQLKRLMREHGLRGIGSHVGYYSADPDAYTFATQLEKVVDDAAALGLPHVGTAASPDRYGRTVDGWKRAAEDFNTYGAAARARGLTFYQHNHQMEFGFAEDKPHVRLYDVLLAETDPELVHLEMDIYWAYAGQHRFSVRPDGTPAPFDPLDYVLAAPHRYPLFHVKDGEHDEASPDGYHMVDVGDGDIDYEHFIGTVLRRHRGRRTDHHWLMERDDAVDPDANPAGSFTSARRSAAYLRGRRHR
- a CDS encoding aliphatic sulfonate ABC transporter substrate-binding protein gives rise to the protein MSGDYDVNISTEAVKGIEGIVDDAFERMSTSAKAVGNQGEQIAVAYKGSGTATAMDSYSNLAGAGTALSDALEGLKSDLNLTGEHGHETDQRANQAIQQAAAGGTASGVQSGMRA